Proteins encoded within one genomic window of Dermatophilus congolensis:
- the flgN gene encoding flagellar export chaperone FlgN, translating into MRNLSLDDTALMALSNLSTGLWRIQELLELLTYRLDTQQALVETGRSRWLGRSTREIELVLAEMREADLMRAVDAQPVCEALGLGPETPLSAIAAAAPAPWNEVLAEHRQALSAASAELAALSRTNSEMLEVSYKAVQDTLEKFNHTPGPTGDDTYTAKGARANSRSRHLFDQKS; encoded by the coding sequence CCCTCGACGACACAGCACTCATGGCGCTGTCCAACCTCTCCACAGGGTTGTGGCGCATCCAGGAGCTGCTTGAACTTCTCACTTACCGCCTCGACACACAGCAGGCGCTAGTGGAAACAGGCAGATCTCGTTGGCTGGGCCGCTCAACCCGGGAGATCGAGCTCGTTCTTGCAGAAATGCGAGAAGCAGACCTGATGCGCGCAGTCGATGCCCAACCCGTATGCGAAGCGCTCGGATTAGGCCCCGAAACCCCTCTCAGTGCCATCGCTGCAGCAGCTCCTGCACCGTGGAACGAGGTATTGGCAGAACACCGCCAAGCCCTCAGCGCTGCCAGCGCAGAACTAGCAGCGCTCAGCCGCACCAACAGCGAAATGCTCGAGGTTAGCTACAAAGCAGTGCAGGACACGCTCGAAAAGTTCAACCACACCCCCGGCCCCACTGGCGATGACACCTACACAGCCAAAGGGGCTCGAGCAAATAGCCGTTCACGCCACTTGTTCGACCAAAAATCGTGA
- a CDS encoding flagellar assembly protein FliW, with product MTTTTDVNTSVDITLDAGLVGFPLAQHFRLSEAEGGLYEMECLDIPDMAFVVIAPNPFFPDYSPVIDPSTAARLGIDSPEKALVFLVVNLGTENEGPAANLMAPLIVNTKTRKAMQVVLDGQNLPLRASLPVS from the coding sequence ATGACCACAACGACCGATGTCAACACAAGCGTCGACATCACTCTCGATGCCGGTCTCGTCGGATTCCCTCTGGCGCAGCACTTCCGTCTCAGCGAGGCAGAAGGCGGCCTGTACGAAATGGAGTGCCTAGACATCCCTGACATGGCGTTCGTTGTTATCGCACCGAACCCATTCTTCCCCGATTACTCGCCAGTCATCGACCCGTCCACCGCTGCCCGACTGGGCATTGACTCCCCCGAAAAAGCATTGGTCTTCCTCGTTGTGAACCTCGGCACTGAAAACGAAGGACCTGCCGCGAACCTCATGGCACCCCTCATCGTCAACACAAAGACACGCAAGGCAATGCAGGTAGTCCTCGACGGACAGAATCTGCCACTCCGTGCGAGCCTCCCTGTCAGTTGA
- the csrA gene encoding carbon storage regulator CsrA, protein MLVLSRRPQQSLLIGHDVVVTVLEVNGDTVRIGIKAPSDVDIHREEIYRDLQKANAAAEAKPGSAAELARRIHAGSKKKSEESSAAGEQTASHAKPGAQHQP, encoded by the coding sequence GTGCTGGTACTCAGTCGCCGACCCCAGCAAAGCCTCCTGATCGGTCACGACGTAGTCGTGACCGTGCTGGAGGTGAACGGGGACACCGTCCGGATCGGCATCAAGGCTCCTTCTGATGTTGATATCCACCGCGAAGAAATCTATCGGGACCTTCAAAAGGCTAATGCGGCAGCCGAGGCCAAGCCTGGCTCCGCCGCTGAACTGGCTCGCCGAATCCATGCGGGGAGCAAGAAGAAATCCGAAGAAAGCTCTGCGGCGGGCGAACAGACCGCATCACATGCGAAACCAGGAGCTCAACACCAACCGTGA
- a CDS encoding DUF3073 domain-containing protein encodes MGRGRAKAKQTKVARELKYWTPDTDLRALERELHGEQTRQPGRGNASKSHDDWDDDEDDYSGWASRSH; translated from the coding sequence ATGGGGCGCGGCCGAGCCAAGGCAAAGCAGACCAAAGTCGCTCGGGAGCTCAAATACTGGACTCCTGACACTGACTTGAGGGCACTTGAGCGCGAGCTCCACGGAGAGCAGACGCGTCAGCCAGGTCGTGGGAATGCAAGTAAATCCCACGATGACTGGGACGACGACGAAGACGATTACTCGGGCTGGGCTTCGCGTAGTCACTGA
- the purM gene encoding phosphoribosylformylglycinamidine cyclo-ligase, which yields MSENTSPITYAAAGVDVEAGDRAVELMKASVARAQRPEVLGGLGGFAGMFDASALAGMKRPVLATSTDGVGTKVAIARATGILDTIGIDLVGMVVDDIVVCGAEPLFMTDYIACGKVEPSRIASIVSGIAEGCRQAGVALVGGETAEHPGLMAADEFDCAGAATGVVEHDDVLTPNRVRHGDAVIALASSGVHSNGYSLVRAVMESAGWGYDRHVDEFGRTVGEELLEPTRIYTKLLLDVLRAPGADVHALSHVTGGGLAANLARVLPAGVAAVVDRSTWNPPAVFEVIQRLGSVPGADMEKTLNLGVGFVAVVAPQTAEIVIEKARVAGVDAWHMGEIKDLDEAAGLAEGSRLVQGAKGVQGGAVAMVGHHGNGVGA from the coding sequence ATGAGCGAAAACACTTCACCGATCACGTATGCCGCAGCTGGCGTTGATGTTGAGGCCGGCGACCGTGCTGTTGAGTTGATGAAGGCCTCTGTGGCCCGTGCGCAGCGCCCTGAGGTCCTGGGAGGGTTGGGCGGCTTCGCGGGGATGTTTGATGCCTCTGCGCTGGCAGGGATGAAGCGTCCTGTTTTGGCGACGAGCACTGATGGCGTTGGCACGAAGGTTGCTATTGCACGTGCAACGGGCATTCTCGACACGATCGGTATTGATCTAGTCGGCATGGTCGTGGATGACATTGTTGTGTGTGGTGCTGAGCCGCTGTTCATGACGGATTACATCGCATGCGGCAAGGTGGAGCCCAGTCGGATCGCATCGATTGTTTCTGGGATTGCTGAGGGCTGTCGTCAAGCGGGTGTGGCTCTGGTTGGCGGTGAGACGGCAGAACACCCCGGTCTTATGGCTGCGGATGAGTTTGATTGTGCTGGCGCGGCAACTGGTGTTGTTGAGCATGACGATGTTCTTACCCCGAACCGGGTTCGTCATGGTGATGCGGTGATTGCCTTGGCTTCTTCTGGGGTGCATTCCAATGGATATTCCTTGGTTCGTGCGGTGATGGAATCTGCCGGGTGGGGGTATGACCGTCACGTGGATGAGTTTGGCCGCACGGTGGGGGAGGAGCTTCTGGAGCCGACCCGTATTTACACAAAGCTGCTTTTGGATGTGCTGCGTGCACCTGGTGCCGATGTACATGCGTTGTCGCACGTGACAGGTGGAGGTTTGGCAGCCAACCTTGCGCGGGTGTTGCCCGCTGGTGTTGCAGCTGTGGTTGACCGTTCTACGTGGAATCCTCCGGCTGTTTTTGAGGTGATTCAGCGCTTGGGGTCGGTGCCTGGTGCAGATATGGAAAAAACCCTCAACTTGGGTGTTGGGTTTGTTGCTGTAGTGGCGCCGCAGACGGCTGAAATTGTGATCGAGAAGGCTCGTGTTGCTGGTGTGGACGCCTGGCATATGGGTGAGATCAAGGATCTTGATGAGGCCGCTGGTCTTGCCGAGGGTTCTCGGCTTGTTCAAGGAGCCAAGGGCGTGCAGGGCGGTGCTGTCGCGATGGTTGGGCATCACGGCAATGGTGTAGGCGCCTGA
- the purF gene encoding amidophosphoribosyltransferase: MHRGDGRLNHNLLDDDHGPADHCGVFGVWAPGEEVAKLTYFGLYALQHRGQESAGIAASNGKRMLVYKDMGLVSQVFDENSLSLLTGHIAIGHTRYSTTGASRWENAQPTLGDAGQGTVALAHNGNLINSAELREAVQELSGGAHRGELKQGNTTDTALVTALLSHSEGASLEERALKVLPLLRGAYCFVFMDENTLYAARDPQGVRPLVLGRLERGWVVASETAALDIVGASHVREIEPGEFLSIGPDGLHSTRFADPAPARCVFEYVYLARPDTTIHGRNVYTSRVEMGRALAREHPVEADMVMATPESGVPSAIGYAQESGIPYGNGLVKNAYVGRTFIAPSQTIRQLGIRLKLNPLREVIAGKRLVVVDDSIVRGNTQRALVRMLREAGAAEVHVRISSPPVKWPCYYGIDFATRAELIANGLDVDEICASIGADSLGFISDEGMIAATEQEVSTLCTACFSGSYPIELPEPGDLGKSVLEQKGLRPAIDAEADSGLLDAQLTEVRHGGTGRVVSPDAPSAHAPAGSDH; this comes from the coding sequence GTGCATCGCGGTGACGGACGACTGAACCACAACCTTCTCGACGACGACCACGGCCCTGCGGACCACTGCGGCGTCTTCGGTGTTTGGGCCCCGGGGGAGGAGGTCGCCAAGCTGACCTACTTCGGCCTGTATGCCTTGCAGCACCGTGGCCAGGAGTCTGCTGGTATCGCTGCCAGTAATGGCAAGCGCATGCTGGTTTACAAAGACATGGGACTGGTTAGCCAGGTTTTTGACGAGAACAGTCTCAGCTTGCTGACTGGTCACATCGCTATCGGTCATACCCGCTATTCCACGACGGGGGCTAGCCGCTGGGAGAACGCCCAGCCCACTTTGGGAGATGCTGGTCAGGGCACGGTGGCGCTGGCGCATAACGGCAACCTCATTAACTCGGCGGAGCTTCGTGAGGCCGTGCAGGAGCTTTCGGGTGGGGCTCATCGCGGTGAGCTGAAGCAGGGGAACACCACGGATACGGCGTTGGTGACGGCGTTGTTGTCGCACAGCGAAGGTGCGTCTTTGGAAGAGCGTGCGTTGAAAGTGTTGCCGCTGCTTCGGGGTGCTTACTGCTTCGTATTCATGGACGAGAACACGTTGTATGCGGCACGTGATCCGCAGGGTGTGCGTCCGCTTGTGTTGGGGCGTTTGGAACGCGGCTGGGTGGTTGCCAGCGAAACCGCGGCTTTGGACATCGTCGGTGCCAGCCACGTGCGCGAGATTGAGCCTGGTGAGTTTTTGTCCATTGGTCCCGATGGTTTACACAGCACGCGTTTTGCTGATCCGGCTCCGGCTCGATGTGTTTTCGAATATGTGTATCTGGCTCGCCCGGACACAACTATCCACGGCCGTAATGTCTACACGTCTCGGGTGGAGATGGGGCGGGCGCTGGCGCGTGAGCACCCAGTCGAGGCTGACATGGTGATGGCTACGCCAGAGTCGGGGGTGCCTTCAGCTATTGGGTACGCCCAGGAATCAGGGATTCCGTATGGCAACGGGCTTGTGAAGAACGCGTATGTGGGGCGTACGTTTATCGCTCCTAGCCAGACCATCCGCCAGTTGGGTATTCGTTTGAAGCTCAATCCGCTGCGTGAGGTGATCGCTGGTAAGCGGCTCGTGGTGGTGGATGACTCAATTGTGCGGGGGAATACGCAGCGTGCCCTGGTGCGGATGCTCCGTGAGGCCGGTGCAGCTGAGGTGCATGTGCGTATTTCTTCTCCGCCAGTGAAGTGGCCTTGCTATTACGGCATTGACTTCGCTACTCGTGCTGAGCTCATCGCTAATGGGCTTGATGTGGATGAGATCTGCGCAAGTATCGGTGCTGACTCGCTTGGATTTATCAGTGATGAGGGCATGATCGCGGCTACTGAGCAGGAAGTAAGCACCCTGTGCACGGCGTGCTTCTCGGGTAGCTATCCGATCGAGCTGCCTGAGCCAGGAGACCTAGGCAAGTCTGTGCTTGAGCAGAAGGGTCTGCGCCCTGCTATTGATGCCGAGGCCGATTCGGGCCTGCTTGATGCACAGCTTACTGAGGTGCGTCATGGCGGTACGGGTCGTGTTGTTTCTCCTGATGCGCCGTCGGCTCACGCCCCTGCTGGCAGCGACCACTGA
- a CDS encoding magnesium transporter codes for MNAEQTPPTDDKSTDASGQPVPQPVTASRQDPMITARMRVRRSPRYGRFIGVGFICGMLIGLLLDFYAPIWTGGASGGAVQYSDTSMTMFVVAVIGLVGAFLGCVLALALDRKG; via the coding sequence GTGAATGCTGAGCAGACTCCACCTACTGATGATAAGTCCACTGATGCCTCCGGTCAGCCTGTGCCTCAACCGGTGACTGCCTCGCGACAAGATCCGATGATTACTGCTCGGATGCGTGTTCGCAGGTCACCGCGGTATGGCCGGTTTATTGGTGTGGGGTTTATCTGCGGGATGCTGATTGGTCTTCTTCTTGATTTCTATGCCCCTATCTGGACTGGCGGGGCTTCGGGCGGGGCGGTGCAGTACAGCGATACCTCAATGACGATGTTCGTTGTCGCCGTGATTGGTCTTGTTGGTGCTTTCCTGGGGTGCGTGCTGGCTTTGGCTCTTGACCGTAAGGGCTGA
- a CDS encoding sterol carrier family protein, producing MGRRVGPVVGHEALVKWRDQVGQAGALQQECPVQVSRSVVATAVRYSLEELGQRHPGHSVEVRVPPFGVVQCVQGPRHTRGVPPNVVEMDAQTWLGLVVGQLSWEQMCAAGRVSASGERSDLSGMLPLFT from the coding sequence ATGGGGCGTCGGGTAGGTCCGGTCGTTGGGCATGAAGCATTGGTGAAGTGGCGTGATCAGGTGGGGCAGGCTGGGGCGCTGCAGCAGGAGTGCCCTGTGCAGGTGAGTAGGTCAGTGGTGGCGACGGCGGTGCGGTATTCCTTAGAGGAGCTTGGCCAGCGGCATCCTGGGCACAGTGTGGAGGTGCGGGTGCCGCCGTTTGGGGTGGTGCAGTGTGTGCAGGGGCCTCGGCATACACGGGGAGTTCCTCCGAATGTGGTGGAAATGGATGCGCAGACGTGGCTAGGGCTGGTGGTGGGGCAGCTGTCGTGGGAGCAAATGTGCGCCGCGGGGCGTGTGTCGGCTTCGGGTGAGCGTTCTGACTTGTCGGGGATGCTGCCGTTGTTTACTTGA
- a CDS encoding spermidine synthase: MGRRSTRRGARLTSTQATARTNTTLAPSRTDVLDRTTEPGTETSDTFELIPDELGGITVMIDGFPQSYVHTADPGLIPFEYMQQLAAVVDVLPIGKITTTHIGGAGLTLPRYIEYTRPGSPQIVLEPRSDVTARIREELPLPRGHRIRVREQLGQDGITALADDSADLLVVDAFAAGRIPAPLATSTFWDQIARVLRSDGLAAFNVPDKPGLAYAARMVATAASAGLSHAVMISTHDVLRGRRFGNVVIVASAVALPEEELRRRILRASFPTGMRGEEDTRRLSATAAPIGAHEDAPSPEPPTPSVWRAV; the protein is encoded by the coding sequence ATGGGCAGACGTTCCACACGCCGCGGCGCACGACTCACATCAACCCAGGCCACAGCCCGCACAAACACCACCTTGGCCCCCTCCCGCACCGACGTGCTCGACCGCACTACCGAGCCAGGCACAGAAACCAGCGACACCTTCGAACTCATCCCCGACGAACTCGGCGGAATCACCGTCATGATCGATGGGTTCCCCCAGTCCTACGTCCACACTGCTGACCCTGGCCTCATCCCCTTCGAATACATGCAGCAACTCGCCGCCGTAGTCGATGTGTTGCCCATCGGGAAAATCACCACCACGCACATCGGCGGCGCAGGCCTCACCCTGCCCCGCTACATCGAATACACCCGACCCGGTTCCCCCCAGATCGTGCTCGAGCCCCGATCAGACGTCACCGCACGAATCCGCGAAGAGCTCCCCTTGCCCCGCGGGCACCGCATCCGCGTGAGAGAACAGCTCGGACAAGATGGCATCACCGCTCTGGCCGATGACAGCGCAGATTTACTCGTCGTCGACGCCTTCGCCGCCGGACGCATCCCGGCACCATTGGCAACATCTACGTTCTGGGATCAGATTGCGCGAGTACTGCGCAGCGACGGACTCGCAGCATTCAACGTGCCCGACAAACCCGGCTTGGCCTACGCAGCCCGCATGGTCGCCACCGCTGCCAGCGCCGGTCTAAGCCATGCCGTCATGATCAGCACCCATGACGTACTCCGCGGACGCCGATTCGGCAATGTGGTGATCGTTGCTTCAGCAGTTGCGTTACCCGAAGAAGAACTACGCCGCCGCATCCTGCGCGCCTCATTCCCCACCGGGATGCGCGGAGAAGAAGACACCCGCCGTCTGAGCGCCACCGCTGCGCCCATCGGGGCACACGAAGACGCCCCCTCCCCCGAACCACCTACCCCATCAGTATGGCGGGCGGTTTAA
- a CDS encoding phosphoribosylaminoimidazolesuccinocarboxamide synthase — protein sequence MGAYTPGTALDGFTHVYSGKVRDLYAPLDPVTGEPRSDQVLLVASDRISAFDYVLDSDIPDKGRVLTQMSLWWFEQFADVVPNHVISTDVPEQVQGRAVLVKRLEMLPVECIGRAYLTGGGLAEYEQVGSVCGVALPDGLGEASKLPEPIFTPTTKAPLGEHDAPMTFSQVQEEIGEALAEKVRDLTVAIVKRGNEIAGERGILVADTKVEFGVEGVDADGVPNVILADELLTPDSSRFWRAQEWAPGQVQKSYDKQFVRDWLLSPDSGWGRRSGQAPPALPEEVVEATRATYVAAYEALTGVTFV from the coding sequence ATGGGTGCTTACACGCCGGGAACGGCTTTGGATGGTTTCACGCACGTGTATTCGGGCAAGGTGCGTGATCTGTATGCGCCGTTGGATCCGGTGACGGGTGAGCCGCGGTCGGATCAAGTGTTGCTTGTTGCCTCGGACCGTATTTCGGCATTCGATTACGTGTTGGATAGCGATATCCCTGACAAGGGTCGAGTGTTGACACAGATGTCGCTGTGGTGGTTTGAGCAGTTCGCTGATGTAGTTCCTAACCATGTAATTTCTACCGATGTGCCTGAGCAAGTGCAGGGTCGGGCTGTGTTGGTCAAGCGTCTGGAGATGTTGCCGGTGGAGTGCATCGGTCGGGCGTATCTGACAGGCGGTGGTTTGGCGGAGTATGAGCAGGTGGGCAGCGTGTGTGGTGTGGCGTTGCCTGATGGTTTGGGTGAGGCATCGAAGTTGCCGGAGCCGATTTTCACGCCGACGACCAAGGCTCCGTTGGGTGAGCATGACGCGCCGATGACGTTCTCGCAGGTGCAGGAGGAGATCGGTGAGGCGTTGGCTGAGAAGGTCCGTGATTTGACTGTCGCGATTGTTAAGCGTGGCAACGAGATTGCGGGGGAGAGGGGCATCCTTGTGGCGGATACCAAGGTGGAGTTTGGTGTCGAGGGTGTGGATGCTGATGGGGTTCCGAATGTGATTTTGGCCGATGAGCTTTTGACGCCGGACTCCTCGCGCTTTTGGCGGGCTCAGGAGTGGGCACCGGGGCAGGTGCAGAAGTCCTATGACAAGCAGTTTGTGCGGGATTGGTTGCTGTCACCGGACAGTGGCTGGGGTCGCCGTAGTGGTCAGGCTCCTCCGGCTTTGCCGGAGGAGGTCGTTGAGGCAACGCGGGCTACGTATGTAGCTGCTTATGAGGCGTTGACGGGCGTTACGTTCGTGTGA
- the purD gene encoding phosphoribosylamine--glycine ligase, with protein MKILILGTGAREAALVRALSADASVDALHVAPGNPGMEALAMRHPLPGGLSDVAGMAELASELDVDLVVVGPEVPLVAGVADAVRAAGIACFGPDAQAAHLEGSKAFAKDVMAAAGVPTAGARVCASVAEVEAAFDVFGAPYVVKDDGLAAGKGVVVSSDRDVALEHARACVQVEGGRVVVEEFLDGPEASLFCLCDGVNVVPLEPAQDFKRAYDNDEGPNTGGMGAYSPLPWAPAGLVDEVVAQVAQPTVDEMARRGTPFVGLLYVGLALTSNGTRVVEFNARFGDPETQVVLARLATPLAGVLMAAATGRLGEMEPLRWRSESAVTVVVAAEKYPASPVTGDVIEGLDSSVFAEAGEFGPYVLHAGTAAGEGGVVSAGGRVLSVVGLGQDLAAARDVAYAGVESIGLRGGHHRSDIAVAAIEGRVMAGGADAASAGLES; from the coding sequence GTGAAGATCCTGATCCTGGGTACGGGGGCGCGGGAAGCCGCGCTCGTTCGCGCGTTGTCGGCTGATGCGTCGGTTGATGCTTTGCATGTCGCTCCGGGTAATCCGGGGATGGAGGCGCTGGCTATGCGTCATCCGTTGCCGGGTGGGTTGAGCGATGTTGCGGGTATGGCTGAGTTGGCGTCTGAGTTGGACGTGGATTTGGTTGTGGTGGGGCCTGAGGTGCCGTTGGTGGCTGGTGTCGCCGATGCGGTGCGTGCTGCGGGGATTGCCTGTTTTGGTCCGGATGCGCAGGCGGCTCATCTTGAAGGTAGTAAGGCTTTCGCTAAGGATGTGATGGCTGCTGCTGGAGTGCCGACGGCAGGGGCACGGGTGTGCGCTTCTGTTGCTGAGGTGGAGGCGGCGTTTGATGTTTTTGGTGCGCCGTATGTGGTCAAGGATGACGGTTTGGCTGCGGGTAAGGGGGTGGTGGTTTCTTCGGATCGTGATGTGGCGCTTGAGCATGCGCGTGCGTGTGTGCAGGTTGAGGGCGGCCGGGTTGTGGTTGAAGAGTTCCTTGATGGCCCGGAGGCGTCGCTGTTCTGTTTGTGTGACGGCGTGAATGTGGTGCCGTTGGAGCCTGCTCAGGATTTCAAGCGGGCGTACGACAACGATGAGGGCCCGAACACTGGTGGTATGGGTGCTTATTCGCCGTTGCCGTGGGCGCCTGCGGGGCTGGTGGATGAGGTAGTGGCGCAGGTAGCGCAGCCAACGGTTGATGAGATGGCGCGTCGTGGCACTCCTTTTGTGGGGTTGCTGTATGTAGGGCTTGCGTTGACCAGTAATGGCACACGGGTGGTGGAGTTCAATGCTCGTTTCGGTGATCCGGAGACGCAGGTGGTGTTGGCGCGGTTGGCGACGCCGTTGGCGGGTGTATTGATGGCGGCGGCCACGGGACGTCTGGGTGAGATGGAGCCGTTGCGGTGGCGTTCGGAGTCTGCTGTCACTGTGGTTGTGGCGGCGGAGAAATACCCGGCTTCTCCGGTGACGGGGGATGTGATTGAGGGGCTCGATTCTTCGGTGTTTGCAGAGGCTGGGGAGTTTGGGCCGTATGTGTTGCATGCGGGTACTGCTGCTGGTGAGGGTGGTGTTGTTTCGGCAGGTGGCCGTGTGTTGAGCGTTGTTGGTTTGGGTCAGGATCTGGCAGCTGCGCGTGATGTTGCGTATGCCGGTGTTGAGTCGATTGGGTTGCGGGGTGGGCATCACCGCAGCGACATCGCTGTTGCCGCAATTGAGGGTCGTGTGATGGCTGGTGGCGCTGATGCTGCTAGCGCAGGATTGGAGAGCTGA
- a CDS encoding helix-turn-helix transcriptional regulator codes for MNPTPTRPRTLNDILEHPTPEVPLAHPDEITLIANHIFTTARRHIIGLFDNAANTSRYFPHPHPTPTRPTHRITQLIFEPSILTYPKTLNTLQHSGNRHDAIRILDRIPITVIIADNDLALLDLSTYDDHTTNSLLIRNHRRILACHSLFDTFWSLALPAPSRGAPNLDPNTHRILALLASGATDTTIAEITGQSVRTIERRVHNLFTHLGATTRFQAGAQAARRGWI; via the coding sequence ATGAACCCCACACCCACCCGCCCCCGAACCCTCAACGACATACTCGAACACCCCACCCCAGAAGTCCCCCTGGCCCACCCCGACGAAATCACCCTCATCGCCAATCACATCTTCACCACCGCACGACGACACATCATCGGACTGTTCGACAACGCCGCCAACACCAGCCGCTACTTTCCCCACCCCCATCCAACCCCCACCCGACCCACCCACCGCATCACCCAACTCATCTTCGAACCCTCCATCCTCACCTACCCCAAAACCCTCAACACCCTCCAACACAGCGGCAACCGCCACGACGCCATCCGCATCCTCGACCGCATCCCCATTACCGTGATCATCGCCGACAACGACCTCGCCCTACTAGATCTATCCACCTACGACGACCACACCACCAACTCCCTCCTCATCCGCAACCACCGCCGCATCCTCGCCTGCCACTCCCTCTTCGACACCTTCTGGTCCCTCGCCCTACCCGCACCATCGCGCGGAGCCCCCAACCTCGACCCCAACACCCATCGCATCCTGGCCCTCCTAGCCTCCGGCGCCACCGACACCACCATCGCCGAAATCACCGGCCAATCCGTGCGCACCATCGAACGCCGCGTCCACAACCTCTTCACCCACCTTGGCGCCACAACACGATTCCAAGCTGGCGCTCAAGCCGCTCGCCGCGGCTGGATCTAA